A genomic stretch from Gardnerella leopoldii includes:
- a CDS encoding ATP-dependent helicase, producing the protein MSVSMGASMNANMSAKDSDYGYVSDLLGNPVDSFDSDNHFYENVADANDYANYSYDEYADAYAKEPDFTQQEYASDQESVPPQESQEYSQNSAHSRVAVDAQKLLDGLNPQQSQAVQYDGPALLIGAGAGSGKTRVLTRRIAWILSQKGAWSSQILAITFTNKAAAEMRERLSNLIGSEANTMWVSTFHSACVKILRRSGQYIGLKSGFSIYDTSDCERLVKIIATELNVDIKRFTPRSILGKISDCKNSLITWREQLDMYANDYKPGVAGQQIAHAGNSEAVYATIYAEYQHRLSQANAVDFDDLIMRTVQLMREVPEAAQYYRHKFRYILVDEYQDTNHAQYELIRELAGVDVKQNSAYVKQNNANASQQNSTPASITVVGDSDQSIYAFRGADIRNIQDFEKDFPNATTIMLEQNYRSTQTILDAANAVISHNQGRKPKKLWTALGKGAPITGYAADSAQQEAAWVAQEIARLAGEEGVAYSDMAIMYRANAQSRSLEDALVKAGLPYQLVGGTKFYERREVKDALAYLQSMANPDDDVNMRRILNVPKRGLGARAEALLTLYAQTQGVSFWQALEHLESIEGMPTRTATKLKEFRELMHNLITCMQNDDSKPSKVIDSILNDSGLLEDLQRSEDPQDAARVDNLSQLQSVAAEYEQNTPDASVAGFLETTALVADSDQLPDENEDTGKVTLMTLHTAKGLEYPVVFLTGMEQGTFPHSRALEDDGELCEERRLAYVGITRAKQRLYVTRAAVRAQWGQAQDMLPSQFLDEIPDNLIDWKRRESDVERWGASSRRGDDFDSDFDSDFGGWDDDYSDAFSEKTTYGGSSYGSEKSHGSKSYGRNKSYGSKSYGSSYGKSYSKSYGSSYGSSYGSSYSKSNWSKSSAVKTRKVTAKTATSTSATKVGSTSAVMNKDNHLNIQDFQVGDKITHDTYGLGTVLATQDKGRNSIITVDFGSDGVKRLMLRVAPIEKL; encoded by the coding sequence ATGAGCGTAAGTATGGGCGCAAGTATGAATGCAAATATGAGTGCAAAAGATAGCGATTATGGATATGTAAGTGATTTGTTGGGGAATCCAGTTGATTCGTTCGATTCTGACAATCATTTTTACGAGAATGTTGCGGATGCGAATGATTATGCCAACTACAGTTACGACGAGTATGCTGACGCTTACGCTAAAGAGCCTGATTTTACGCAGCAAGAATATGCGTCTGATCAAGAATCAGTGCCTCCTCAAGAATCTCAAGAATATTCCCAAAATTCTGCACATTCTAGAGTTGCAGTTGACGCGCAAAAACTACTCGACGGCTTAAATCCGCAACAATCTCAAGCAGTCCAATACGACGGACCGGCACTGCTTATTGGAGCAGGAGCTGGAAGTGGCAAAACGCGAGTTCTTACGCGAAGAATAGCTTGGATATTAAGCCAAAAAGGTGCCTGGTCAAGCCAAATTCTTGCTATCACTTTTACAAACAAAGCAGCTGCCGAAATGCGTGAACGTTTAAGCAATCTTATTGGCAGCGAAGCAAATACTATGTGGGTTTCGACGTTCCATTCTGCATGTGTGAAAATACTTCGCAGATCAGGACAGTATATTGGCTTAAAATCAGGCTTTTCTATTTACGATACTTCCGATTGCGAGCGATTAGTAAAAATTATTGCAACAGAGCTTAACGTTGATATTAAGCGTTTTACGCCACGCAGCATTTTGGGCAAGATTTCGGATTGCAAAAATAGTTTAATCACTTGGCGTGAGCAACTAGACATGTATGCTAACGATTACAAGCCGGGTGTTGCAGGTCAACAAATTGCGCACGCTGGCAATTCTGAAGCCGTTTACGCAACTATTTATGCGGAATATCAGCATCGTTTATCTCAAGCAAATGCGGTTGATTTTGACGATTTAATTATGCGAACTGTGCAACTCATGCGCGAAGTACCAGAAGCTGCGCAATATTACCGTCATAAGTTCCGCTATATTCTCGTAGACGAGTACCAGGATACGAATCACGCTCAATACGAGCTTATTCGCGAGCTTGCAGGAGTGGATGTAAAACAAAATAGTGCGTATGTAAAGCAAAATAACGCAAATGCATCTCAGCAAAATAGCACTCCTGCATCAATCACAGTTGTAGGCGACTCCGACCAGTCGATTTACGCTTTTCGCGGAGCAGATATTCGCAATATTCAAGACTTTGAAAAAGATTTTCCAAACGCTACAACTATTATGCTTGAGCAAAATTATCGCTCTACGCAAACTATTTTGGATGCTGCAAACGCAGTTATTTCGCATAATCAAGGACGAAAGCCTAAAAAATTGTGGACGGCATTAGGTAAGGGTGCTCCAATTACTGGTTATGCAGCAGACAGTGCTCAACAGGAAGCAGCTTGGGTTGCGCAAGAAATAGCGCGATTAGCAGGTGAGGAGGGTGTTGCTTATTCGGATATGGCGATTATGTATCGCGCTAATGCACAGTCTCGTTCGCTGGAAGATGCGCTCGTTAAAGCAGGTCTTCCGTATCAACTTGTTGGCGGCACGAAGTTTTACGAGCGTCGCGAAGTAAAAGATGCGCTCGCATACTTGCAATCTATGGCAAACCCAGATGACGATGTGAATATGCGCCGAATTTTGAATGTGCCTAAGCGTGGGCTTGGAGCGCGTGCGGAGGCTTTGCTAACGCTTTACGCTCAAACACAAGGAGTTAGCTTCTGGCAAGCTTTGGAACATTTGGAGTCAATCGAAGGCATGCCAACTCGCACCGCAACCAAGCTTAAAGAGTTCCGCGAGCTTATGCACAATTTAATTACTTGTATGCAAAACGATGACTCGAAACCTTCTAAAGTTATTGACAGCATACTGAACGACAGTGGTTTGCTGGAGGATTTGCAACGTTCTGAAGATCCTCAAGATGCCGCTCGCGTGGATAATTTGTCGCAATTGCAGTCGGTTGCAGCTGAGTATGAGCAGAATACGCCGGATGCTAGTGTTGCTGGATTCCTTGAAACGACGGCGCTTGTGGCTGATTCGGATCAATTGCCGGATGAAAATGAGGACACTGGTAAAGTTACGTTGATGACGCTTCACACAGCTAAGGGCTTGGAGTATCCGGTTGTGTTCCTAACTGGCATGGAGCAGGGAACTTTTCCGCATTCTCGCGCTTTGGAAGACGATGGCGAGCTTTGCGAGGAGCGTCGTCTTGCTTATGTTGGTATTACTCGAGCTAAGCAGCGTTTGTATGTTACTCGTGCTGCTGTTCGTGCGCAATGGGGGCAGGCTCAAGATATGCTTCCAAGCCAGTTTTTGGATGAGATTCCAGATAATTTGATTGATTGGAAGCGCAGAGAGTCTGATGTTGAGCGTTGGGGCGCTTCGTCTAGGCGCGGCGATGATTTCGATAGCGATTTTGATAGTGATTTCGGTGGCTGGGATGACGATTATAGCGATGCGTTTAGTGAAAAAACAACTTATGGTGGAAGCAGTTACGGTTCTGAAAAGTCGCATGGCTCTAAGTCTTACGGAAGAAATAAATCGTATGGCTCTAAGTCTTACGGCTCTTCTTACGGAAAGTCTTATAGCAAGTCTTACGGATCTTCTTATGGCTCGTCTTATGGCTCGTCTTATTCTAAATCGAATTGGTCTAAGTCAAGTGCAGTAAAAACGCGCAAAGTTACTGCAAAAACTGCGACTTCAACAAGCGCAACAAAAGTTGGTTCAACTTCTGCAGTTATGAATAAAGACAATCATCTAAATATTCAAGACTTCCAAGTTGGCGACAAAATTACTCACGATACTTACGGCTTAGGAACCGTGTTAGCAACGCAAGATAAGGGCAGAAACTCAATTATTACAGTCGATTTCGGCTCCGATGGAGTAAAGCGACTAATGCTTAGAGTTGCACCAATCGAAAAATTGTAA
- a CDS encoding DUF4418 family protein produces the protein MKNKLFASIPAIIFGLLIAVAPLTFAKPCSTGGMHKMHMMMQPMACYYTGRAAIGIGLVIAVLGIIALFVKENVRIGLNIAVVVNALLMLAVTTFLIGVCKSPMMHCASVMRPTLIVLSVLALVFAAVSVYLDNKEN, from the coding sequence ATGAAAAACAAATTATTCGCATCAATTCCTGCAATTATTTTCGGCCTGCTTATTGCCGTTGCACCATTGACGTTTGCAAAGCCATGCTCAACCGGAGGCATGCACAAAATGCATATGATGATGCAACCTATGGCATGCTACTACACAGGTCGTGCAGCTATTGGAATTGGTTTAGTTATTGCAGTACTTGGAATTATTGCGCTATTTGTTAAAGAAAATGTTCGCATTGGTTTAAATATTGCTGTAGTTGTGAACGCTTTGCTTATGCTCGCTGTTACAACATTCCTTATTGGCGTGTGCAAGAGCCCAATGATGCACTGTGCATCGGTTATGCGTCCAACACTGATTGTTCTGTCTGTGCTCGCATTAGTGTTCGCAGCTGTTTCCGTGTATTTGGATAATAAAGAAAATTAA
- a CDS encoding FtsX-like permease family protein, whose protein sequence is MRTITLKRLPLENLKRKPLRTAALIVVSACLSAIFFGGSLISMNLERGLNSMRERMGADIMVIPQGTHTKAEALLTNSGSSTFYFTNNIENLVRRSPGVQKASAQTYISSLSAGCCAEKLQIIGFDPDSDFVIGPWIYSQHKQKLQKGEMIAGANVIVSYMNTVRLFGHQWPVAAQLAKTGTSIDNSVFVRRESVPQVVEYSTKVGHTAIPKEYAKKAVSAVLVKVQKGYSAKEVAKNIRKTTGLSSIGIVFPGGITATTQANLGVFTRTLTFIIAACWLVGLLVLVAVFSTSVNERKKEFASLRILGTTRNMLLGVVVRESTILGLVGGVLGVASASLILFPYSSLISEQLQLPYLEVTALPVAVLMLASVLLALVAVVVASALTTLRIAMRETYLTLRSGE, encoded by the coding sequence ATGCGCACTATTACGCTAAAGCGATTGCCGCTGGAAAATCTTAAACGCAAGCCATTGCGCACGGCTGCACTTATTGTTGTATCTGCGTGCTTGTCTGCAATATTTTTCGGCGGCTCGCTGATTTCTATGAATCTTGAACGCGGCTTGAACAGTATGCGAGAACGCATGGGAGCCGATATTATGGTTATCCCTCAAGGTACGCATACTAAAGCAGAAGCGCTGCTTACAAACAGTGGTTCAAGCACTTTTTATTTCACTAACAATATTGAGAATTTAGTAAGACGCTCTCCGGGTGTGCAAAAGGCGAGTGCACAAACGTATATTTCTTCGCTTTCTGCAGGATGTTGCGCTGAAAAATTACAAATTATTGGTTTTGATCCCGATTCTGATTTTGTTATAGGTCCTTGGATTTATTCTCAACATAAGCAGAAGTTGCAAAAAGGCGAGATGATTGCTGGCGCAAATGTAATCGTGTCTTACATGAATACTGTTCGTCTTTTTGGACACCAATGGCCTGTAGCTGCGCAGCTTGCAAAAACCGGCACAAGCATTGATAATTCAGTGTTTGTGCGACGCGAAAGTGTGCCGCAAGTAGTTGAGTATTCGACGAAAGTAGGGCATACCGCTATTCCAAAGGAATATGCCAAAAAAGCAGTTTCTGCAGTTCTTGTAAAAGTACAAAAAGGTTACAGCGCGAAAGAAGTTGCAAAAAATATCCGCAAAACAACTGGTCTTTCAAGCATTGGCATAGTTTTTCCGGGCGGAATTACAGCAACTACGCAAGCTAATCTTGGTGTTTTTACTCGCACGTTGACTTTTATAATTGCTGCGTGCTGGCTAGTTGGATTGCTAGTTTTAGTTGCAGTGTTTTCAACATCTGTAAACGAGCGTAAAAAAGAGTTTGCTTCTCTTCGCATACTTGGCACAACAAGAAATATGCTTTTAGGTGTTGTAGTTAGAGAATCTACGATACTTGGCTTAGTTGGTGGCGTATTGGGTGTTGCGTCTGCAAGTCTTATATTGTTCCCTTACAGTTCTCTTATTTCTGAACAATTGCAGCTTCCGTATTTGGAAGTGACTGCTCTACCAGTAGCAGTGCTTATGTTAGCGTCTGTGCTACTTGCGCTTGTTGCAGTTGTTGTAGCTTCAGCGCTTACTACATTGCGTATTGCTATGCGCGAAACGTATTTGACACTTAGGTCAGGTGAGTAA
- a CDS encoding ABC transporter ATP-binding protein, producing MEDKSQKLPSNEFDSLPVVELTRVTREFMRRKHKFFAVNNVSFALNSGDFVAIVGKSGNGKSTLLNLIAGLLKPTHGSVKVCGEEISERTFSDVKMSRLRACDIGFVTQSQTLLQNLTVHDNILLPVQIAANACEVSKSAESKSAESKSEVSEDSNETRALELCKQLHIEDLLWCYPSELSGGEMRRVMIVRALINNPKLLILDEPTGDLDLEHTRIVVKMLREAAKNGVAVLMVTHDVEAARCADRTYTMDCGLTCRSA from the coding sequence ATGGAAGATAAGAGTCAAAAACTGCCAAGTAATGAGTTTGATAGTTTACCTGTTGTTGAACTTACTCGTGTAACTCGCGAATTTATGCGCAGAAAGCACAAATTTTTTGCAGTAAATAACGTGAGTTTTGCGCTAAATAGCGGCGATTTTGTGGCAATCGTTGGAAAGTCAGGTAACGGAAAATCTACTTTACTAAATTTGATTGCTGGGTTATTGAAGCCAACGCATGGAAGTGTAAAAGTTTGCGGCGAAGAGATTTCTGAACGCACTTTTAGTGATGTCAAGATGTCTCGTTTGCGCGCATGTGATATAGGTTTTGTGACGCAATCGCAGACGCTTTTGCAAAATCTTACTGTGCATGACAACATACTTTTACCTGTGCAAATTGCAGCTAATGCTTGTGAAGTAAGTAAGTCTGCTGAAAGTAAGTCTGCTGAAAGTAAGTCTGAAGTAAGCGAAGATTCAAACGAGACTCGCGCGTTAGAACTTTGCAAGCAATTGCATATTGAAGATTTACTGTGGTGCTACCCAAGTGAGCTTTCGGGTGGTGAAATGCGTCGCGTAATGATTGTGCGCGCGCTGATAAACAATCCGAAGCTTCTTATTCTTGACGAGCCTACTGGCGATTTGGATTTAGAGCATACTCGCATAGTGGTGAAAATGTTGCGCGAGGCTGCAAAAAATGGTGTGGCAGTGCTCATGGTAACTCACGATGTTGAGGCTGCTCGCTGTGCGGATCGCACATACACAATGGATTGCGGATTGACTTGCCGGAGCGCTTGA
- the rpsD gene encoding 30S ribosomal protein S4, producing the protein MTNIQRSRRQVRLSRALGIALTPKAQRIFEKRPYAPGEHGRTRRRTESDYAVRLREKQRLRAQYGISEKQLRAAYEKGTHTAGQTGDAMLTDLETRLDALVLRAGFARTTAQARQFVVHRHILVDGNLVDRPSYRVKPGQTIQVRAKSQTMVPFQMAAEGVHRDVLPAVPGYLDVNLASLKATLTRKPEVDQIPVEVNIQYVVEYYAR; encoded by the coding sequence ATGACTAATATTCAGCGTTCTCGCCGTCAGGTGCGTCTTTCTCGCGCCCTCGGCATCGCTTTGACCCCAAAGGCTCAGCGTATCTTCGAGAAGCGTCCATATGCTCCAGGTGAGCACGGTCGCACTCGTCGTCGCACCGAGTCCGATTACGCAGTACGTCTTCGCGAGAAGCAGCGTCTTCGCGCTCAGTACGGTATCTCCGAGAAGCAGCTTCGTGCTGCTTACGAGAAGGGTACGCACACTGCAGGCCAGACCGGTGACGCAATGCTCACCGATTTGGAAACTCGTCTTGATGCTTTGGTTTTGCGCGCAGGCTTTGCTCGCACCACCGCCCAGGCTCGTCAGTTTGTTGTACATCGTCATATTTTGGTTGATGGCAATCTTGTTGATCGCCCATCTTACCGTGTGAAGCCAGGTCAGACCATTCAGGTTCGTGCCAAGAGCCAGACCATGGTTCCATTCCAGATGGCTGCAGAAGGCGTTCATCGCGACGTTTTGCCAGCAGTTCCTGGTTACCTCGATGTGAATCTTGCCTCTTTGAAGGCTACTTTGACTCGTAAGCCGGAAGTCGATCAGATTCCAGTTGAAGTCAACATTCAGTACGTCGTCGAATACTACGCTCGTTAA
- a CDS encoding histidine phosphatase family protein has translation MLLHLYLVRHGQTLFNRYNRLQGWSNSPLTEKGLKDADTAAKKLENIAFAAAYCSDTTRAQITAQRILDANEAAGNVRPTLISDMHFREQCYGYFEGQDMQMAWWAAGAPHGAHTYNEIVEKFGLAATRDMLKEADPFHDAESDIEYWTRVEEGFALIASNSLLNDGDNILQISHGNTLLSLMHRFAPAGYDLSERPQNGSVTRLDFDTTKPIDNAITIRGYNE, from the coding sequence ATGTTGCTGCATCTTTATTTAGTGCGTCACGGACAGACGCTATTTAATCGCTATAATCGACTGCAAGGCTGGTCAAATTCTCCGCTTACTGAAAAAGGTTTGAAAGATGCGGACACGGCTGCAAAAAAGCTAGAAAATATTGCTTTTGCTGCAGCTTACTGTTCGGATACTACTCGCGCGCAAATCACAGCACAACGTATTCTCGATGCAAATGAAGCTGCCGGTAACGTGCGCCCGACGCTTATAAGCGATATGCATTTTCGCGAGCAATGCTACGGCTATTTTGAAGGTCAAGATATGCAAATGGCTTGGTGGGCTGCAGGAGCGCCTCACGGAGCGCACACTTATAACGAAATCGTTGAAAAATTTGGGCTTGCAGCCACGCGTGACATGCTTAAAGAAGCGGATCCTTTTCACGATGCCGAATCAGATATCGAATATTGGACTCGCGTAGAAGAAGGTTTTGCGTTAATTGCTTCAAATTCTTTGCTTAACGATGGAGATAATATTTTGCAAATTTCGCATGGCAACACTCTGCTAAGTCTTATGCACCGTTTTGCGCCTGCAGGCTACGATTTAAGCGAACGTCCTCAAAACGGAAGCGTAACCAGACTTGATTTTGACACTACCAAACCTATTGATAATGCCATTACTATTCGAGGCTATAACGAGTAG
- a CDS encoding DUF948 domain-containing protein, producing the protein MSVGDIAALIAAIAFAVLSGFLIYPLIRLGRLFDQIAKTIKESGEHAMPAIDESVTTIKQVNKTLDDVNAVSGATRTTVTNISALTDLYGAFLGKPLVKIAAAGYALKDTVSSFFNKPTVPTDKNSANRNASKESSDKNATNNASRGE; encoded by the coding sequence ATGAGCGTTGGAGACATAGCTGCTCTTATTGCTGCGATTGCGTTTGCCGTGCTTTCTGGCTTTTTGATTTATCCGTTAATCAGATTAGGCAGATTGTTTGATCAGATTGCGAAAACAATTAAAGAGTCGGGTGAGCATGCGATGCCGGCAATCGATGAGTCTGTTACAACTATTAAGCAAGTTAATAAGACTCTTGACGACGTAAACGCTGTTTCAGGAGCTACTCGCACAACCGTTACAAATATTAGTGCTCTAACAGATTTGTATGGTGCTTTCCTTGGAAAACCGCTCGTAAAAATTGCAGCTGCCGGTTACGCTCTAAAAGATACTGTTTCTTCTTTCTTCAATAAGCCGACTGTGCCAACAGACAAGAATAGTGCCAATCGTAACGCTTCAAAAGAATCCTCTGACAAGAATGCAACTAATAATGCAAGCAGGGGGGAGTAA
- the alaS gene encoding alanine--tRNA ligase, which yields MRTAEIAKRYLDYFAKNGHMVVPSASLISPNPTTLFTIAGMVPFIPYLLGEQTPPSRRMASNQKCVRTLDIDEVGKTTRHGTFFQMVGNFSFGDYFKEEAIHYAWELLTSPQDKGGYGFDPEKLWVTTYTDDDEARAIWKNEGFDPEHMQVFGMEDNFWTTGGPGPGGPCSEIYVDRGPKYGRDGGPAADESRFIEIWDLVFENYQVDNVKSKTDLHIAGELDQKNIDTGAGLERLAYLMQGKENIYETDEVYPVIEAAEKLSGVKYGDNNDADVRFRVVADHVRSALMIMSDGVRPSNVGRGYVLRRLLRRTVRAMRMLGVQDPVLPTLFPVSKSAMEPSYPELNDTFHEVSEAAYGEEDAFRRTLEKGTTILDLAVEKAKKEHKDDPMVGGSDAFTLHDTYGFPIELTLEMAAEQGVKVDEAKFRDLMSEQKGRARADALKKRHNVDVSVYDDIKKSLEKPIDFLGYTDFSSRSNVLAIVEAGKGSVKSVTAPANVEIILDRTPFYAERGGQIADQGEIISDDGAILEVDDVQRPIKDLIVHSCRLTEGTLSVGSPVNTNIDQVRRAALARSHTATHTLHKALREELGPQATQRGSVVDPDRLRFDFQWPKAVDKDALSRVEARVNERIRDDLQVVPKEMPIDDAFKLGAMHLFGEKYGDVVRVVEIGDGWSRELCGGTHAKSTGKIGMVTILSESSIGSGVRRIDALCGEAAYEYGAREHTLVAQLADMVNARPDELAERLESLLNKMKDSDRKLASVYEAQLNEAVPTLVDEAKNSNEKVKLALKNVGNFGSFDALRKTVLDIRARLGEDAPVVVALAGVNEDDRPMIAVATNEAARGLGAKAGDLVRTASKVLGGGGGGKPDFAQGGGTDASKIDEALEAAKSEVAKLA from the coding sequence ATGCGCACAGCAGAAATTGCAAAGCGTTATCTTGACTATTTTGCTAAGAATGGTCATATGGTTGTTCCTTCGGCTTCTCTTATTTCGCCGAACCCAACTACGTTATTTACTATCGCAGGCATGGTGCCGTTTATTCCTTACTTGCTCGGAGAGCAGACGCCTCCTTCGCGTCGTATGGCTTCGAATCAGAAGTGCGTTCGCACTCTAGATATTGACGAAGTTGGTAAGACTACTCGTCACGGCACCTTCTTCCAGATGGTTGGTAACTTCTCGTTTGGCGATTATTTTAAGGAAGAAGCTATTCACTACGCTTGGGAGCTTTTAACTAGTCCTCAAGATAAGGGCGGCTACGGTTTTGACCCTGAAAAGCTTTGGGTTACTACTTATACTGACGACGATGAAGCCCGCGCAATTTGGAAGAACGAAGGCTTCGACCCAGAGCATATGCAAGTTTTCGGTATGGAAGATAACTTCTGGACTACCGGCGGTCCTGGTCCTGGCGGCCCATGCTCCGAAATCTACGTGGATCGCGGTCCTAAGTATGGTCGCGACGGAGGCCCAGCTGCTGACGAATCTCGCTTTATTGAGATTTGGGATTTGGTTTTCGAAAATTACCAGGTAGATAACGTCAAATCTAAGACTGATTTGCATATTGCTGGCGAACTCGATCAAAAGAATATTGATACTGGCGCTGGTTTGGAGCGTTTGGCTTACCTTATGCAAGGTAAGGAAAATATTTACGAAACTGACGAAGTTTACCCAGTTATTGAAGCTGCAGAAAAGCTTAGCGGCGTAAAGTACGGCGATAATAATGATGCTGACGTGCGTTTCCGCGTTGTAGCAGATCACGTGCGTTCCGCTTTGATGATTATGAGTGATGGCGTGCGCCCAAGTAATGTTGGCCGCGGCTATGTGCTTCGTCGTCTTCTTCGCAGAACTGTTCGCGCAATGCGTATGCTTGGTGTGCAAGATCCAGTTTTACCAACCTTGTTCCCAGTTTCTAAGTCTGCTATGGAGCCAAGCTATCCAGAGCTTAACGATACTTTCCACGAGGTTAGCGAAGCGGCTTACGGTGAAGAGGACGCTTTCCGTCGCACTCTTGAAAAGGGCACAACTATTCTCGACTTGGCTGTTGAAAAAGCTAAGAAAGAGCACAAGGATGACCCTATGGTTGGCGGCTCTGACGCGTTTACTTTGCACGATACTTACGGCTTCCCAATTGAGCTTACTCTTGAGATGGCAGCCGAGCAGGGTGTTAAGGTCGACGAAGCTAAGTTCCGCGATCTTATGAGCGAGCAGAAAGGTCGCGCTCGCGCTGACGCTTTGAAGAAGCGTCACAATGTGGACGTTAGCGTTTACGACGATATTAAGAAGTCGCTCGAAAAGCCAATCGACTTCCTCGGTTACACCGACTTCTCAAGTCGTTCAAACGTTTTGGCAATTGTTGAAGCAGGCAAGGGTTCTGTTAAAAGCGTCACAGCTCCTGCAAACGTTGAGATTATTCTCGATCGCACGCCATTCTATGCTGAGCGCGGCGGTCAGATTGCAGATCAAGGTGAGATTATTTCCGACGACGGCGCAATTTTGGAAGTCGACGATGTTCAGCGTCCAATCAAGGATTTGATTGTTCACAGCTGCCGACTTACTGAAGGTACTTTGAGCGTTGGTTCTCCTGTAAACACGAATATTGATCAGGTTCGCAGGGCTGCGTTGGCGCGTTCTCACACCGCTACTCACACTCTTCACAAGGCTTTGCGCGAAGAGCTTGGTCCACAGGCTACTCAGCGTGGTTCTGTAGTTGATCCAGATCGTTTGCGTTTCGACTTCCAGTGGCCAAAGGCTGTCGATAAGGATGCGCTTTCTCGCGTTGAAGCTCGCGTAAATGAGCGTATTCGTGACGATTTGCAGGTAGTTCCTAAGGAAATGCCAATCGACGACGCTTTTAAGCTTGGAGCAATGCACTTGTTCGGCGAAAAGTACGGCGATGTTGTGCGCGTTGTTGAAATCGGCGACGGTTGGAGCCGTGAGCTTTGTGGCGGTACTCACGCTAAGAGCACTGGAAAGATTGGTATGGTAACTATTCTTTCCGAGTCTTCTATTGGCTCTGGTGTGCGCAGAATCGACGCTCTTTGCGGTGAAGCTGCGTACGAGTATGGCGCTCGTGAACACACTTTGGTTGCGCAATTAGCAGACATGGTTAACGCTCGTCCAGACGAGTTAGCTGAACGTTTGGAATCTTTGCTTAACAAGATGAAGGATTCTGATCGTAAGCTTGCATCTGTTTACGAAGCTCAATTAAATGAAGCTGTACCAACATTAGTTGATGAAGCAAAGAATAGTAACGAAAAAGTTAAGTTGGCTCTTAAGAATGTTGGCAACTTTGGCTCATTCGATGCTTTGCGTAAGACAGTTCTAGATATTCGCGCTCGTTTAGGTGAAGATGCTCCAGTGGTTGTTGCACTTGCTGGTGTTAATGAGGACGATCGTCCAATGATCGCAGTCGCTACAAACGAAGCTGCTCGCGGTCTTGGTGCTAAGGCTGGCGACTTGGTGCGTACTGCTTCCAAGGTGCTTGGTGGCGGCGGTGGCGGCAAGCCAGACTTCGCTCAGGGCGGTGGTACAGACGCTTCTAAGATTGATGAAGCTCTCGAAGCTGCGAAATCAGAAGTAGCTAAGCTCGCCTAG
- the ruvX gene encoding Holliday junction resolvase RuvX, producing MVWLGIDLGDARVGLALSDPGLTFAHPIGNVQVFGDSFRAIDEVLEVIEDNNVEKVVIGLPLQLDGTEGKSAKKALRWGKNLIKRMQILHDEKDWALDYMPEVVWKDERLTTVSAHRQLLQADLSTKKHRPMVDQQSAVLILQSALDSKYAQQN from the coding sequence ATGGTGTGGTTAGGTATTGATTTAGGTGACGCAAGGGTCGGACTTGCACTTTCCGACCCTGGTCTCACCTTTGCACATCCTATTGGTAATGTGCAAGTGTTTGGAGATTCCTTCCGTGCTATAGATGAAGTGCTTGAAGTTATTGAAGATAACAATGTAGAAAAAGTTGTTATAGGCTTGCCTTTGCAACTCGATGGCACTGAAGGAAAATCTGCTAAAAAAGCTCTGCGCTGGGGGAAGAATCTAATAAAACGCATGCAAATATTGCATGATGAAAAAGATTGGGCATTGGATTATATGCCAGAAGTAGTTTGGAAAGATGAGCGTTTGACAACAGTAAGTGCTCATCGTCAGCTTTTGCAAGCAGATCTTTCTACTAAAAAGCATCGCCCAATGGTGGATCAGCAGTCGGCAGTGTTGATTTTGCAGTCTGCTCTCGATTCAAAATATGCGCAACAAAACTAG